Proteins from a genomic interval of Stenotrophomonas sp. 24(2023):
- a CDS encoding homoserine kinase: MIARAFAPASVANVAVGFDILGHAIAGIGDTVSVRRIDEPEVRIEAIHADGMALPTDPARNTAGAALLALREGLGLAHGFALEIDKGIPFGSGMGGSAASCVAALVAANAVLDAPLPREALYPFALDGEAVASGGRHGDNVGPLLLGGLALCTARQLVRIPVPDHWHSLLVHPQAVLETRRAREALQGHYALGEFVAQSANLGLVLAGCHRGDAGLVRAGLRDVLIEPRRAGLMTGFAAARDAALAADAMGAGISGAGPSVFAWFESAALAHAAAPQVRAAFAEAGLDSQAWVSPLNAAGACLC, from the coding sequence GTGATCGCACGTGCGTTCGCCCCCGCTTCGGTGGCCAATGTGGCCGTGGGGTTCGACATCCTTGGCCACGCCATCGCGGGCATCGGCGATACGGTGAGCGTGCGCCGCATCGACGAACCGGAGGTGCGTATCGAAGCGATCCATGCCGATGGCATGGCGCTGCCGACCGACCCTGCACGCAACACCGCCGGTGCCGCGCTGCTTGCCCTGCGCGAAGGCCTGGGCCTGGCCCATGGCTTTGCGCTGGAGATCGACAAGGGCATCCCGTTCGGCTCGGGCATGGGCGGTTCGGCGGCCTCGTGCGTGGCCGCGCTGGTGGCGGCCAATGCCGTGCTGGATGCGCCGCTGCCGCGCGAGGCGCTGTACCCGTTCGCCCTCGATGGCGAAGCGGTGGCCAGTGGTGGCCGTCACGGTGACAACGTCGGGCCGCTGCTGCTGGGTGGGCTGGCGCTGTGCACCGCGCGGCAGCTGGTGCGCATTCCCGTCCCCGACCATTGGCACAGCCTGCTGGTGCACCCACAGGCCGTGCTGGAAACCCGCCGTGCGCGCGAGGCGCTGCAGGGCCACTACGCACTGGGTGAATTCGTCGCGCAGAGCGCCAACCTGGGGCTGGTCCTGGCCGGTTGCCATCGCGGCGATGCCGGCCTGGTACGGGCCGGGTTGCGTGACGTGCTGATCGAGCCGCGCCGCGCCGGCCTGATGACCGGCTTCGCTGCCGCACGTGATGCCGCATTGGCGGCCGATGCGATGGGAGCCGGCATTTCCGGTGCGGGACCCAGCGTGTTCGCCTGGTTTGAAAGCGCCGCGTTGGCGCACGCCGCGGCGCCGCAGGTGCGCGCCGCCTTCGCCGAGGCCGGCCTGGACAGCCAGGCCTGGGTATCGCCCTTGAATGCTGCTGGAGCCTGCCTGTGCTGA
- the thrA gene encoding bifunctional aspartate kinase/homoserine dehydrogenase I yields MSNVVASSHPLVPADLAAPSTVVHKFGGTSVADAERYRHVASLLLARPESLQVAVVSAMKGVTDALIELAGLASRGEPGWREAWHALRARHRGAAVALLGEAVGDTVDWLDARFEQLSEVLAALAVIGELPREVLDRVQGQGEVYSAQLLGSYLRSVGEDCAVLDARDVLVVGRGELGVDVDWEASADRLASWRLQHPQQRVVATGFVARDRDGRVTTLGRNGSDYSGAIFAALFNADELHIWTDVDGVLSADPRVVPEAVQLQSLSYDEACELAYFGAKVVHPQTMSPAIQLGLPIIIRNTFQPDHPGTRISAERSVHGPIKGLTLSPGLAVLNLEGTGLMGVPGTAERVFSALRQAKVSVVMISQGSSEHSICCVVRGEDVARGRQALLQAFAHELSAGQVQRVQVTDDVSVLAAVGDGMAGQPGVAARLFGALGRAQVNILAIAQGSSERNISVAVDSGDATRALRAAHAGFWLSPQTFAVGVIGPGNVGAALLDQLQAALPQLRGKANIDLRLRAVASRSRMLLEPRALPADWRQALQSGSEASDLDRFTEHLLAAHLPHAVVIDCSGSAEVAERYADWLAAGIHVVTPNKQAGSGPLPRYQRIRAAAAASGARFRYEATVGAGLPVITTLRDLVDTGDEVLAIEGIFSGTLAWLFNRFDGSQPFSALVAQARAMGYTEPDARDDLSGIDVARKLVILAREAGHALSLDQVQVESLVPEALRGGDADAFMAHLHESDDALLARLQAARARGAVLRYVAQLTAQGASVGLVELPAGHAFANLRLTDNVVQFQTRRYCDNPLVVQGPGAGPEVTAAGVFADLLRVAAGEGARL; encoded by the coding sequence ATGTCCAACGTCGTCGCGTCATCCCATCCTCTCGTTCCCGCCGATCTGGCCGCGCCGTCCACTGTCGTGCACAAGTTCGGTGGCACCTCGGTGGCCGATGCCGAACGCTACCGGCATGTCGCCAGCCTGCTGCTGGCCCGCCCCGAATCACTGCAGGTGGCGGTGGTATCGGCGATGAAGGGCGTCACCGATGCGCTGATCGAACTGGCCGGACTGGCCTCGCGTGGCGAGCCCGGCTGGCGCGAGGCGTGGCATGCGCTGCGTGCGCGGCATCGGGGTGCGGCGGTGGCGCTGCTGGGCGAAGCCGTGGGCGACACGGTGGACTGGCTGGACGCGCGGTTCGAGCAGCTGTCCGAGGTGCTGGCCGCGCTGGCGGTGATCGGTGAACTGCCGCGCGAGGTGCTCGACCGCGTGCAGGGCCAGGGCGAGGTGTATTCGGCCCAGCTGCTGGGCAGTTACCTGCGCAGCGTGGGCGAGGACTGCGCCGTGCTGGACGCACGCGACGTGCTGGTGGTCGGGCGTGGCGAGCTGGGCGTGGACGTGGACTGGGAGGCCAGCGCCGACCGCCTGGCCAGCTGGCGCCTGCAGCACCCGCAGCAGCGGGTGGTGGCCACCGGCTTCGTCGCGCGTGACCGCGATGGCCGGGTGACCACGCTGGGCCGCAACGGCAGCGATTATTCCGGGGCGATCTTCGCCGCGCTGTTCAACGCCGATGAACTGCACATCTGGACCGATGTCGATGGTGTGCTGTCGGCTGACCCGCGGGTGGTGCCCGAAGCAGTGCAGCTGCAGTCGCTCAGTTACGACGAGGCCTGCGAACTGGCCTATTTCGGCGCCAAGGTGGTGCATCCGCAGACGATGTCGCCCGCCATCCAGCTGGGCCTGCCGATCATCATCCGCAACACCTTCCAGCCCGATCACCCGGGTACCCGCATCAGCGCGGAACGCTCGGTGCATGGGCCGATCAAGGGGCTGACACTCAGCCCGGGCCTGGCCGTACTGAACCTGGAAGGCACCGGCCTGATGGGCGTGCCGGGTACGGCCGAGCGGGTGTTCTCCGCGCTGCGCCAGGCCAAGGTGTCGGTGGTGATGATCTCGCAGGGCTCATCCGAACACTCCATCTGCTGCGTGGTCCGCGGTGAGGATGTGGCGCGTGGCCGCCAGGCGCTGCTGCAGGCTTTCGCCCACGAGCTGTCGGCCGGGCAGGTCCAGCGCGTGCAGGTCACCGACGATGTGAGCGTGCTGGCGGCGGTGGGTGACGGCATGGCGGGCCAACCGGGTGTGGCCGCGCGCCTGTTCGGTGCGCTGGGGCGCGCCCAGGTCAACATCCTGGCCATCGCGCAGGGCTCGTCCGAACGCAACATTTCGGTGGCGGTGGACAGCGGCGATGCCACCCGGGCACTGCGCGCCGCGCACGCCGGATTCTGGCTGTCGCCGCAGACCTTCGCGGTGGGCGTGATCGGTCCGGGCAATGTCGGTGCCGCGCTGCTGGACCAGCTGCAGGCAGCCCTGCCGCAGCTGCGTGGCAAGGCCAACATCGACCTGCGGCTGCGGGCGGTGGCCTCGCGCAGCCGCATGCTGCTGGAACCGCGTGCGCTGCCGGCGGATTGGCGGCAGGCACTGCAGTCCGGCAGCGAGGCCAGCGATCTGGACCGCTTCACCGAGCACCTGCTCGCCGCGCACCTGCCGCATGCGGTGGTGATCGACTGCAGTGGCAGTGCCGAGGTGGCCGAGCGCTATGCGGACTGGCTGGCGGCGGGCATCCATGTGGTCACCCCGAACAAGCAGGCTGGCTCCGGCCCGTTGCCGCGTTACCAGCGCATCCGGGCGGCGGCGGCGGCCAGCGGCGCACGCTTCCGCTACGAGGCCACGGTGGGCGCTGGCCTGCCGGTGATCACCACGCTGCGCGACCTGGTCGATACCGGCGATGAAGTGCTGGCCATCGAAGGCATCTTCTCCGGCACGCTGGCCTGGCTGTTCAACCGCTTCGATGGCAGCCAGCCGTTCTCGGCACTGGTCGCGCAGGCGCGCGCGATGGGCTACACCGAACCGGACGCGCGCGATGACCTGTCCGGCATCGACGTGGCGCGCAAGCTGGTCATCCTGGCCCGCGAGGCCGGCCACGCGCTCAGCCTGGACCAGGTGCAGGTGGAAAGCCTGGTGCCGGAAGCCCTGCGCGGCGGTGATGCCGATGCCTTCATGGCGCACCTGCACGAATCCGATGACGCATTGCTGGCCCGCCTGCAGGCGGCGCGCGCGCGCGGGGCGGTGCTGCGTTATGTCGCACAGCTGACCGCGCAGGGCGCTTCGGTGGGGCTGGTCGAGCTGCCGGCCGGGCATGCCTTCGCCAATCTGCGCCTGACCGACAACGTGGTGCAGTTCCAGACCCGTCGCTACTGCGACAATCCGCTGGTGGTGCAGGGCCCCGGTGCGGGCCCGGAAGTGACCGCCGCCGGCGTGTTCGCCGACCTGCTGAGGGTGGCCGCCGGCGAAGGAGCGCGCCTGTGA